One window from the genome of Desulfobacterales bacterium encodes:
- the hslU gene encoding ATP-dependent protease ATPase subunit HslU, which produces MNPLKPSEVVKELDKYIIGQDKAKRSVAIALRNRWRRQQVPDELRDEIAPKNIILIGPTGVGKTEIARRLSRLTDSPFSKVEASKFTEVGYVGRDVESMVRDLLELTINTLKSREQEAVKDKAWYAAEERMLDLLLPKSGSTTAARTEEPKEVQFELITSANEESSSTRQKLRDMLRRGKLDNRFVDLDVADRSGPMVEIFSNVGMEEMGINFKDMLGGVFPKATKRRKVKVPEAMEIMAQDEAQGLVDMDKVVKKAIKKVEQSGIIFLDEIDKIAGRNSAHGPDVSREGVQRDLLPIVEGSTVTTKYGPVKTDHILFVASGAFHTVKPSDLIPELQGRFPIRVELDALGKNEFIRILTEPKNALLLQYIALLRTEGLDVAFEDDAVETIAKIAEEVNNRTENIGARRLQTVMERLLEDVLFQAPDVPQKRLVICKDDVESKLKEIKDDEDLSRYIL; this is translated from the coding sequence ATGAATCCGTTAAAGCCCTCTGAAGTGGTCAAAGAACTGGATAAATACATTATCGGCCAGGATAAAGCCAAGCGATCAGTTGCCATTGCGTTGCGCAATCGGTGGCGTCGCCAGCAGGTTCCTGATGAACTGCGCGATGAAATTGCGCCCAAAAACATCATACTGATCGGCCCCACCGGCGTCGGCAAAACCGAAATTGCCAGACGTTTGTCCCGACTGACGGACTCACCTTTTTCAAAAGTGGAAGCGTCTAAATTCACTGAAGTCGGCTATGTGGGACGTGATGTTGAATCCATGGTCCGGGACCTTCTCGAGTTGACCATAAATACCCTCAAGTCACGGGAGCAGGAAGCGGTTAAGGATAAAGCCTGGTATGCGGCCGAAGAGCGGATGCTGGATTTGTTGTTGCCGAAATCCGGCTCAACGACCGCCGCGCGCACTGAAGAGCCCAAAGAAGTTCAATTTGAACTGATCACATCCGCAAATGAAGAGTCATCGTCAACCCGGCAAAAGCTGCGGGATATGCTGCGACGCGGCAAACTCGATAATCGATTTGTCGATTTGGATGTGGCCGATCGCAGTGGTCCTATGGTTGAGATTTTTTCAAACGTCGGCATGGAAGAGATGGGCATTAACTTCAAAGATATGCTGGGTGGGGTTTTTCCCAAAGCCACCAAGCGCCGCAAGGTCAAAGTCCCTGAGGCGATGGAAATCATGGCACAAGATGAGGCCCAGGGACTGGTGGATATGGATAAAGTTGTTAAAAAGGCCATAAAAAAAGTTGAACAGTCGGGGATCATTTTTCTAGATGAAATTGACAAGATTGCAGGTCGCAACAGTGCCCACGGTCCAGATGTATCCCGGGAAGGCGTGCAGCGAGATCTGCTGCCGATTGTTGAAGGATCCACCGTGACCACCAAATATGGACCTGTAAAAACCGATCATATTTTGTTTGTGGCCTCCGGGGCTTTCCATACCGTCAAGCCCTCTGATTTAATTCCGGAGCTGCAGGGCCGTTTTCCCATTCGGGTTGAGCTGGATGCGCTCGGCAAAAATGAGTTTATCCGCATTTTAACAGAGCCCAAAAATGCGCTTTTACTGCAGTACATCGCCTTATTAAGGACAGAAGGTTTGGATGTTGCTTTTGAAGACGATGCTGTTGAAACCATCGCCAAAATTGCCGAAGAGGTGAATAATCGCACCGAAAATATCGGTGCCCGCAGGCTGCAAACTGTTATGGAAAGGCTGCTGGAAGACGTTCTCTTCCAGGCACCGGATGTTCCTCAGAAACGCCTGGTGATCTGCAAGGATGATGTGGAATCCAAGTTGAAAGAAATCAAAGATGATGAGGATTTGAGCCGTTATATCCTGTAA
- a CDS encoding nodulation protein NfeD, with translation MKAKLTIVLVLSFMILPVAGSAWAAKGDVYIVAINDAISPGIAEYIKNSIERAEREKAACLIIELDTPGGLAESMRLIIKDILGSPVPIVVFVAPRGARAASAGVMITMAADVAAMAPGTNIGAAHPVGAGGKDISGKMSEKVINDMVAHAKSVAEKRGRNQKWVEEAIRESVSVTETEALKENIIDLIAEDTDDLIRQLNGLKIAGKGELKLDNAKKEIVEPSLRTNILKTISNPNIAYILLMIGLAGLYFELSHPGAIFPGVIGGISLVLAFFALQTLPVNYAGILLIVLAIIFFIMEMKIPSYGLLSVAGVLSLLLGSLMMFKDTDPDMGLSLKVLLPTIILISGFFVFVAGLVFRAQMSKPRTGTKGLVGEIGIVKQALTPEGKVFVHGELWNARAQEEIDENAKVRVINVVNLMLEVELADDTAGV, from the coding sequence ATGAAAGCTAAATTGACGATTGTTCTGGTGCTATCTTTTATGATACTGCCGGTTGCCGGCAGTGCCTGGGCTGCAAAAGGCGATGTTTATATTGTTGCCATTAACGATGCCATCAGCCCCGGGATTGCGGAGTATATCAAAAACAGCATAGAAAGAGCTGAAAGAGAAAAAGCTGCCTGTCTGATTATAGAGCTGGATACACCCGGTGGGCTGGCGGAATCCATGCGACTGATCATCAAAGATATTCTGGGCAGTCCTGTGCCGATTGTGGTTTTTGTGGCACCGCGTGGTGCCAGAGCCGCTTCAGCCGGCGTAATGATTACGATGGCCGCCGATGTTGCTGCCATGGCGCCCGGCACCAATATCGGAGCAGCCCATCCGGTTGGCGCAGGCGGTAAAGATATCAGTGGAAAAATGTCGGAAAAAGTGATCAACGATATGGTGGCGCATGCCAAGAGTGTTGCTGAGAAGCGCGGTCGAAATCAAAAATGGGTGGAAGAAGCCATTCGAGAAAGTGTATCGGTCACCGAGACCGAGGCTCTTAAAGAAAACATTATCGATCTGATTGCCGAAGACACCGATGATCTCATCCGCCAGCTCAACGGCCTAAAAATCGCCGGTAAAGGTGAATTAAAGCTGGACAACGCCAAAAAAGAAATCGTCGAACCATCACTGCGAACCAACATCTTAAAGACCATCAGTAATCCCAATATTGCCTATATTTTGCTCATGATCGGACTGGCCGGTCTTTATTTTGAGTTGTCCCACCCCGGCGCGATTTTTCCCGGTGTGATCGGCGGCATATCGCTTGTGCTGGCATTTTTTGCGCTGCAAACGTTGCCGGTGAACTATGCCGGGATTTTGCTGATCGTACTGGCGATTATCTTCTTTATCATGGAAATGAAGATTCCCAGCTATGGGCTGTTAAGTGTTGCCGGCGTCTTGTCTCTATTATTGGGTTCGTTGATGATGTTTAAAGACACCGATCCGGATATGGGCCTGTCTCTGAAGGTCTTGTTGCCCACGATTATCCTGATATCCGGCTTTTTTGTGTTTGTGGCCGGGCTGGTATTTCGGGCCCAGATGTCAAAACCCAGAACCGGCACCAAAGGGCTGGTCGGTGAAATTGGTATCGTCAAACAGGCACTAACTCCGGAAGGCAAGGTTTTTGTCCATGGTGAGTTGTGGAATGCCAGAGCGCAGGAAGAGATTGATGAAAATGCCAAGGTGCGGGTGATCAATGTAGTTAATTTGATGCTAGAGGTTGAACTCGCGGATGATACCGCCGGTGTCTAG
- a CDS encoding haloacid dehalogenase, translating into MKIDPASVAFDIDGVVADTMTLFLDIAHQEFNVNGFAYEDITCYNLADCLEIEPKTIDAVVSRILDGNYTLPLKPIAGAPDVLYQLADRFGTVLFVTARPYMGPLAGWISETLRLDSAAIEIIATGTHEDKASILQQRRIKYFVDDRLETCFLLHTAGIQPILFQQPWNREPHPFVEVSSWDELKKLFVF; encoded by the coding sequence ATGAAAATTGATCCAGCATCAGTTGCCTTTGATATCGACGGCGTGGTTGCCGATACGATGACCCTGTTTCTTGATATTGCCCATCAAGAGTTTAACGTCAACGGATTCGCCTATGAAGATATCACCTGCTATAATCTGGCGGACTGCCTTGAGATCGAACCCAAAACCATTGATGCAGTTGTCTCCCGCATTCTGGATGGCAACTACACGCTTCCGCTAAAGCCGATTGCCGGTGCACCTGACGTGTTGTATCAACTGGCCGATCGGTTTGGAACCGTCTTGTTTGTGACAGCACGTCCTTATATGGGGCCGCTTGCGGGTTGGATCAGTGAAACGCTGCGCCTGGATTCAGCCGCCATTGAGATCATTGCTACCGGAACGCATGAGGACAAAGCCAGTATTCTTCAGCAGCGCCGAATTAAATATTTTGTCGACGATCGTCTCGAGACTTGTTTTTTGCTGCACACAGCGGGTATTCAGCCGATTTTATTTCAACAGCCCTGGAATCGGGAGCCACACCCGTTTGTTGAGGTAAGCTCCTGGGATGAACTTAAAAAACTTTTTGTGTTTTAG
- a CDS encoding uracil-DNA glycosylase: MSNWGVPPQLGSETLTGIRADLGDCQRCRLSQHRQNIVFGSGTATAKLVFVGEGPGFEEDQQAEPFVGPAGQLLTKIIGAINLTREQVYISNIVKCRPPQNRNPRPDEIQTCSPFLDRQLDAIQPRFICALGSVAAQTLLNSAESISRLRGRFYDYRGIKLIPTYHPAYLLRNAEKKRQVWKDMKMLMKEYPYES; the protein is encoded by the coding sequence TTGTCCAACTGGGGCGTGCCCCCCCAACTGGGATCGGAAACATTGACAGGTATACGGGCAGACCTGGGCGATTGTCAGCGGTGCCGCCTTTCCCAGCATCGTCAGAACATTGTTTTCGGCAGCGGAACTGCTACGGCCAAACTGGTATTTGTCGGTGAAGGGCCAGGCTTTGAAGAGGATCAGCAGGCTGAGCCATTTGTCGGCCCGGCTGGGCAGTTGCTAACGAAAATCATCGGCGCTATAAATCTGACCCGCGAGCAGGTTTATATCAGCAACATAGTTAAATGTCGCCCGCCGCAAAATCGCAACCCACGGCCCGATGAAATCCAGACCTGCTCTCCTTTTTTGGACAGACAGCTGGACGCCATCCAGCCGCGCTTTATCTGCGCGCTGGGTTCAGTTGCCGCCCAAACCCTATTGAATTCGGCTGAATCCATATCTAGGTTAAGAGGAAGGTTTTATGATTATCGCGGCATTAAATTGATTCCAACCTATCATCCAGCGTATTTGCTTCGCAATGCCGAAAAAAAACGGCAGGTTTGGAAAGATATGAAAATGCTGATGAAGGAATATCCATATGAAAGCTAA
- the xerC gene encoding tyrosine recombinase XerC, with translation MEAHSENPLVGLFIESLVTEKGYSDHTCRAYRKDLKDFLSFAADFLRTGKTQHKQSSEVDIKQIDGILIRGYLGALHRKNKKATIARKLSAIRSFFKFLDKRGLISENPAEHVMTPKQDKTIPAYLSVDEMFGLLDSIQTDTVLDLRNRAIFETLYSSGIRVSELTQMNVSDVDFKASVIRVHGKGNQERIIPVGKKALSAVEAYRTRLLKQIGAEAAGHGPLFLNRFNKRLTSRSIARILKQLVTAVGLLAPVSPHALRHSFATHMLDAGADLRVVQELLGHKSLSTTQKYTHVSIDHLMETYDKAHPRK, from the coding sequence ATGGAAGCCCATTCGGAAAATCCTTTGGTGGGTTTGTTTATTGAGTCCCTTGTGACTGAAAAGGGGTATTCAGATCATACCTGCCGCGCATACCGCAAAGATCTTAAAGATTTCCTATCTTTTGCAGCCGATTTTCTTCGGACTGGAAAAACGCAGCATAAACAATCGTCTGAAGTGGACATCAAGCAGATTGACGGTATCCTGATCAGAGGGTATCTGGGTGCTTTGCACCGTAAGAACAAAAAAGCCACCATTGCTCGCAAGCTCTCGGCCATACGATCGTTTTTCAAGTTTCTGGACAAAAGGGGACTGATTTCCGAAAATCCGGCCGAGCATGTGATGACACCCAAACAGGATAAAACTATACCGGCTTATCTTTCGGTCGATGAAATGTTTGGGCTGCTGGATTCGATTCAGACAGATACCGTATTGGATTTAAGGAATCGTGCTATCTTTGAAACACTTTACTCCAGCGGTATTCGTGTTTCTGAACTCACCCAAATGAATGTCTCGGATGTGGATTTTAAAGCATCCGTCATTCGGGTGCACGGCAAAGGCAATCAGGAGCGAATAATCCCTGTCGGAAAAAAAGCCCTATCCGCTGTTGAGGCCTATCGCACCCGGCTGCTAAAGCAAATTGGCGCGGAAGCTGCAGGCCATGGCCCTTTATTCTTAAACCGCTTTAACAAACGGTTGACATCCCGCTCGATTGCCAGAATTTTAAAACAACTGGTTACAGCCGTCGGCCTGTTGGCGCCTGTGTCACCGCATGCGTTGCGTCATAGCTTCGCCACCCATATGCTAGATGCAGGTGCTGATTTGCGCGTGGTTCAAGAGCTTTTAGGGCACAAAAGCCTCTCGACGACCCAAAAATACACGCATGTCAGCATCGATCATTTGATGGAAACATATGACAAAGCGCATCCCCGAAAATAA
- a CDS encoding Rho termination factor N-terminal domain-containing protein: MSETPENEKETPEKTVGDEEEPQAETAGVDKKSAQEQEAADPVEDQPDAPPEKSAKAVETPAAEKEKPLDKMTVKELREIAKDIPGMSGVHAMKKDELITGIKKFRGIQDELPKKTTGTTRELKLKIKALKAERQAALEAKDKKKATIFRRRISRLKKKTRHIAA; encoded by the coding sequence ATGAGTGAAACCCCAGAAAATGAAAAGGAAACACCAGAAAAGACTGTGGGCGACGAAGAAGAGCCTCAGGCGGAAACAGCCGGGGTAGACAAAAAGTCGGCCCAGGAACAGGAGGCCGCTGATCCGGTCGAAGACCAGCCAGATGCGCCGCCGGAAAAGTCTGCAAAAGCAGTAGAGACGCCAGCAGCCGAAAAAGAAAAACCTTTGGATAAGATGACGGTCAAAGAGCTTCGCGAGATCGCCAAGGATATACCCGGAATGAGCGGTGTGCACGCGATGAAAAAAGATGAGTTGATTACAGGCATCAAGAAGTTCAGGGGCATCCAAGACGAATTGCCTAAAAAAACCACTGGCACCACCCGAGAGTTGAAACTGAAAATCAAAGCGTTAAAAGCTGAACGTCAAGCGGCGCTGGAAGCCAAGGACAAGAAAAAGGCCACTATTTTCAGGCGTCGTATTTCCAGATTAAAAAAGAAAACCCGACATATAGCCGCATAG
- the argB gene encoding acetylglutamate kinase, with product MPKNTHEPNPNVADILIEALPYIRRFYGMTIVIKYGGHAMVDEQLKQDFARDITLLKFIGINPVVVHGGGPQINSVLDQMGIRPQFVRGMRLTDERTMDVVEMVLGGKVNKAIVHQINQQGGKAVGLSGKDGGLIQAKKLKIVQQPDVNKPPEIIDPGLVGEVTGINSEIIDKLTQQGFIPIIAPVGAGEAGETFNINADLVASRIAMALKAGRLVLLTDVDGVLDNDGRLISSIDAHQIKKMIDDQAISGGMIPKIEYGLRAIENGVEKVQIINGTQRHSILLELFTDSGIGTEVTA from the coding sequence ATGCCGAAAAACACCCATGAACCGAATCCCAATGTTGCTGATATACTCATTGAAGCGCTGCCGTATATTCGACGCTTTTATGGTATGACGATTGTGATCAAATATGGCGGACATGCCATGGTCGATGAGCAGCTTAAACAGGATTTCGCCCGCGATATTACATTGCTGAAGTTTATTGGTATCAATCCGGTGGTGGTGCACGGCGGCGGGCCTCAGATAAATTCGGTGCTGGACCAAATGGGCATTCGGCCCCAGTTTGTGCGTGGCATGCGATTGACCGATGAGCGCACCATGGATGTGGTTGAAATGGTCTTGGGCGGTAAAGTCAACAAAGCGATCGTTCATCAAATCAATCAGCAAGGGGGCAAAGCCGTCGGGTTAAGCGGCAAAGATGGCGGGCTGATACAGGCGAAAAAGCTTAAAATCGTGCAACAGCCCGACGTCAATAAACCGCCTGAAATTATTGATCCAGGGCTGGTCGGGGAGGTCACGGGCATCAACTCTGAGATCATCGATAAGCTCACCCAGCAGGGCTTTATTCCCATTATTGCCCCGGTGGGCGCCGGTGAAGCCGGGGAAACCTTCAATATCAATGCGGATCTGGTGGCCAGTCGCATTGCGATGGCGCTCAAAGCCGGTCGGCTTGTTTTACTTACCGATGTGGATGGCGTGCTGGATAACGACGGCCGTCTGATCAGCTCCATCGATGCGCATCAGATTAAAAAGATGATTGATGATCAGGCGATATCCGGGGGAATGATCCCAAAAATTGAATACGGTTTGCGTGCGATTGAAAATGGTGTTGAAAAAGTTCAGATTATCAATGGCACTCAGCGACATTCAATTTTGCTTGAATTGTTTACCGACAGCGGCATTGGAACGGAGGTGACGGCATGA
- a CDS encoding slipin family protein has product MSLFTPIAILILVIFFLSAALRILNEYERGVIFRLGRVIAAKGPGLIILIPLIDKMVKVSLRLVAMDVDPQDVITRDNVSVKVNAVIYFRVIDPIKAIVEVENYSYAMSQLAQTTLRSVCGQSELDDLLAEREKINTELQEILDTHTDPWGIKVATVELKHIDLPGEMQRAIARQAEAERERRAKVINAEGEFQAASKLAEASEIIEKHPTALQLRYLQTMNEMSTESNSTTIFPIPLELFKPFARFFERDNKE; this is encoded by the coding sequence ATGAGTCTTTTTACGCCGATTGCCATTCTGATATTGGTGATTTTTTTCCTATCGGCAGCGTTGCGTATTCTTAACGAATATGAGCGCGGCGTGATATTCAGGCTGGGACGGGTGATTGCTGCCAAAGGGCCGGGGCTCATCATTTTGATTCCATTGATAGATAAAATGGTAAAGGTCAGCTTGCGGTTGGTTGCCATGGATGTGGATCCGCAAGATGTGATTACCAGAGATAACGTTTCTGTGAAAGTTAATGCAGTCATCTACTTCAGGGTGATCGATCCGATAAAGGCGATCGTAGAGGTCGAAAACTACAGCTACGCCATGTCTCAGCTGGCCCAGACCACCCTAAGGAGCGTTTGCGGGCAGTCTGAGCTGGATGATCTGCTGGCCGAAAGGGAAAAAATCAATACGGAGCTGCAGGAAATTCTGGATACCCACACAGACCCATGGGGTATAAAGGTTGCCACAGTTGAATTGAAACACATCGATCTACCCGGTGAAATGCAACGGGCAATCGCACGGCAGGCCGAGGCTGAGCGCGAAAGGCGCGCCAAAGTAATTAATGCCGAAGGTGAATTTCAGGCCGCCAGTAAATTGGCGGAGGCATCTGAGATTATCGAAAAACATCCAACAGCGTTGCAACTCAGATATCTGCAAACCATGAATGAAATGTCAACCGAAAGTAATTCGACAACGATTTTTCCGATTCCGCTAGAGCTTTTCAAGCCTTTTGCGCGCTTCTTTGAAAGGGACAACAAAGAATAA
- the hslV gene encoding ATP-dependent protease subunit HslV, with translation MEMHGTTILAVRHKGKAVVAGDGQITLNNTIIKHRAKKVRKIYQQKIIVGFAGATADALNLSERLEHKLEQYNGNLTRAAVELARDWRTDKYLRRLEALMVAVDAKQMYLISGNGDVIEPDQSIIGIGSGGVAAQAAALALVEHAGLDARQIVEAAMKIAASICVFTNAQILVEEL, from the coding sequence ATGGAAATGCACGGAACGACTATTTTAGCTGTCAGGCACAAGGGTAAAGCGGTGGTTGCCGGTGATGGCCAAATTACGTTGAACAACACAATTATCAAGCATCGGGCAAAAAAAGTCAGAAAGATATATCAGCAAAAAATAATTGTCGGATTTGCAGGTGCCACGGCTGATGCCTTGAATCTATCTGAGCGCTTGGAGCATAAACTTGAACAGTATAATGGAAATCTGACCCGAGCAGCCGTTGAATTGGCCCGGGATTGGCGAACCGATAAATACCTGAGGCGTCTTGAGGCGCTGATGGTTGCCGTGGATGCAAAACAAATGTATCTGATTTCGGGCAATGGCGACGTTATTGAACCGGATCAATCGATCATTGGAATTGGATCCGGGGGTGTTGCCGCCCAGGCTGCAGCACTGGCATTGGTAGAGCATGCGGGACTCGATGCACGCCAAATTGTAGAAGCCGCCATGAAAATTGCGGCATCGATTTGCGTGTTTACCAATGCGCAGATCTTGGTAGAGGAACTCTAA